Below is a window of Flavobacterium cyclinae DNA.
TGACTAATAGGGATGATAAAAATGGTGCTGTAATGCTTCAAAATACAAAAGCAAGAAAATTAACTTACGCACTAAAATCATATGCCGATTACAAAGCCCAAATTTTAGAAAACCAATTATCAGGTTTATTGTTGAAAATTAATGATAATGAAGTTTGGGTAAAATTAATTGGTTCATTTAATGCTTATAATTTACTAGCTATTTATGGAGTTGCAGTTGAATTAGGAATAGAAAAAATGGAAGCATTACGTTTACTTTCTGAATTAGAAAGTGTTTCAGGACGTTTCCAATTTATAGTTTCAGATTCTAAAATAACAGCTATTGTAGATTATGCGCATACGCCTGATGCATTAGAAAATGTGTTAAGTACCATAGAAGATATTCGCACTAAAAACGAACAATTAATTACCGTTGTAGGATGTGGTGGCGATAGAGACAAAGCGAAAAGACCAATTATGGCCAATATTGCTTCAACCATGAGCGATAAAGCCATTTTTACGTCTGATAACCCTAGAAGTGAAAATCCGGAAACTATTATTGAAGAAATGGAAAAAGGAGTAGAGCCTCAAAATTTTAAAAAAACGATTTCCATTTTAGATAGAAAGCAAGCAATTAAAACAGCTTGTCAATTGGCAAATCCAAACGATATAATTCTAATCGCTGGAAAAGGCCATGAAACCTATCAAGAAATAAATGGGGTTCGCCATGATTTCGATGATTTAAAAACAGTTACGGAGTTATTACAACAATTGAATAAATAATTGTTTCGAGTTCCGAGCTTCGTGTTTAGTGATAAACCCGCACTTGAAACCAGAAACTAGAAACTTTAAAATATGTTATATTACATTTTTCAATACTTAGACAAAGCCTTTGATGTTCCTGGAGCAGGAGTTTTTCAATATATAACCTTTCGCTCGGCATTAGCGTTTATTTTATCGCTATCAATTGCTACCATTTACGGTAAAAAAATTATCAACTATTTAAGAAAACAACAAGTTGGGGAAACGGTTCGAGAACTAGGATTAGAAGGGCAAACCCAAAAAGCTGGTACGCCAACAATGGGAGGGATTATTATCATCTTGGCTACTTTAATTCCGGTTTTATTGTTAGCTAAATTGAATAATATTTACATTATTATGTTGATAGTAACCACCTTATGGATGGGGACTATTGGTTTTATAGATGATTACATTAAAATCTTCAAAAAAGACAAACAAGGTTTAAAAGGAATTTTCAAAGTAATTGGTCAGGTAGGTTTAGGATTAATTGTAGGAACAGTTTTGTATTTGAGTCCAGATGTAACCGTTAGAAAAGATACAATGGCAGCACGTATTAAAATTGAAAATAATATTAAACCTGCTGATTTACAAGAAAAGTCTACCGCTACGACTATTCCATTTATGAAAAACAATGAGTTTGATTATGCAGAAGTGTTGTCATTTATGGGAGATGATTACAAAGATTATGCTTGGTTGATTTTTATTCCAATGGTGATATTAATTATCACAGCCGTTTCAAATGGAGCCAATTTAACAGATGGAATTGATGGATTAGCAGCAGGAACTTCGGCAATTTCAGTGCTTACGCTTGGAATTTTTACTTTCGTTTCGGGTAATATTATTTTTTCAGATTATTTGAATATTATGTATATCCCTAATTCTGGAGAAATGACAATTTATATTGCAGCATTCGTTGGAGCTTTAGTTGGATTTTTATGGTATAATGCTTATCCAGCATCAGTATTCATGGGAGATACAGGAAGTTTAACTATTGGTGGAATCATTGCTGTAATTGCTATTTCAATCCGTAAAGAATTATTAATTCCGGTTATCTGCGGTATTTTCTTAGCCGAAAATTTATCGGTAATGATTCAAGTGAGTTATTTTAAATATACCAAAAAGAAATTTGGCGAAGGAAGAAGAATTTTTCTTATGTCGCCCTTGCATCACCACTATCAGAAAAAAGGATATCATGAAAGTAAGATTGTAACTCGTTTTTGGATTGTCGGAATTTTGTTAGCGATTTTCTCATTGGTTTCTTTAAAATTAAGATAAGATGCGACTGGTAGTTTTAGGCGGAGGCGAAAGTGGAGTAGGAACCGCCATCTTAGGAAAGAAAAAAGGATACGATGTATTCGTGTCAGATTTTGGAAAAATAAAAGAAAATTATAAAGAAGTTCTTACTATTAATGGAATCGCTTGGGAAGATGAAAAGCATACAGAAGATTTAATTCTAAATGCCGATGTAGTAATGAAAAGCCCTGGAATTCCCGAAAAAGCACCGATTGTAAAAAAGTTAATCGAAAAAGGTATTCCAGTAATTTCTGAAATCGAATTTGCTATTCAATTTACAGATGCAACAACGGTTGGAATCACCGGAAGTAACGGAAAAACAACCACAACGCTTTTGACGTATCATTTGTTAAAACAAGGTGGTTTAAATGTTGGATTAGCGGGTAATATTGGAAAAAGTTTCGCTTGGCAAGTAGCCGAAAACAAATTCGACATCTATGTTTTAGAATTAAGTAGTTTTCAATTAGATGGTATCATCAATTATAAGCCACATATTGCGATTTTGACCAATATTAGTCCAGATCATTTAGATAGATACAATTACGATTATAGTTTGTATATCAATTCAAAATTTAGAATTACAAAAAACCAAACAGAAGCCGATTATTTGATTTATGATAATGAAGATGAAGCGATTCAAAATTGGTTAAAAAACAATAAGATAAAAGCAAATAAAGTGCCTTTTTCATTAACAGAAAAACCTGAAAATGACGGAGGATTTATAAAAGACAACAACATCAACAGTACTATTAAAAACGAATTATTTACTATGCCAATCAACGAACTAGCACTAGAAGGAAAACACAACATTAAAAATGCAATGGCAGCAACAGCTGTGGCGCAATTGTTGAACATTAGAAAACAAACCATCAGAGAAAGTTTGACTAATTTCCAAGGAGTAGAGCACCGTTTAGAAAAAGTATTAAAAATTCAAGGAGTGCAATACATTAATGATTCTAAAGCTACGAATGTAAATTCGGTTTTTTATGCTTTAGATAGTATGACTACTCCAACCGTATGGATTGTAGGTGGTGTTGATAAAGGAAATGATTACGATGAGTTAATGCCTTTAGTTCGTGAAAAAGTAAAAGCTATCGTTTGCCTAGGTGTTGATAATACAAAAATTAGCAACGCATTTAATAATGTGGTAGATGTGATGGTAGAAACCACTTCAATGTCTGAAGCAGTTCAACTGGCGCAACGTTTAGCAGAAAAAGGGGATAGTGTTTTATTATCACCAGCTTGTGCAAGTTTCGATTTATTTGAAAACTACGAAGATAGAGGAAAACAATTCAAACAAGCCGTTCATAATTTGTAAATTTTTGATTGTCATTTCGACGTAAGGAGAAATCAAATATCAATTTCATATAAAATTAAAAAATAAGAAATGTTCGATATCATAGGTAAAATAAGAGGAGATAAAACCATTTGGGCCATAGTTTTTCTGTTGGCTTTAGTTTCTTTTTTGCCTGTGTATAGCGCTAGTACTAACTTAGTTTACGTTATCGGAAACGGAACAACAATCGGACATTTATTTAAACACGCAGTGCATGTTGGTTTAGGTTTTGGTATTATTTATTGGATTCATAAAATGCCTTATCATTATTTCAAAGCCTTATCCATTTTTGGTATTCCTTTAGTTGCATTGCTATTGGTTTACACGTTACTCAAAGGAACAGAAATTGGCGGTGCAAATGCCAGTCGTTGGATTCAAATTCCGTTTGTAGGAGTGAGTTTTCAAACCTCTACTTTGGCATTTATTGTAATAATGGTTTATGTAGCGCGCTATCTAGCAAAAGTTAGCGATAAAGTGTATTCATTTAAGGAATCATTTTTAGAATTATGGGTGCCTGTTGGCGCGGTTTTAGTACTGATTTTACCAGCCAATTTTTCAACAACAGCCTTAATTTTTGCCATGATTTGCATGCTAATTTTCATCGGACAATATCCTTTAAAATATTTAGGATATGTTTTAGGAATGGGAATTGCTGCACTTTTATTGTTCTTATTATTAGCCAAAGCATTTCCAGATAATAAATTCTTCAGCAGGGTAAGTACTTGGGAAAAACGTATTGAGCGTTTTACAAAAGACACGCCAAACGAAGATGATTACCAAATTGAAAAAGCAAAAATCGCCATCGCTTCTGGTGGAGTTATTGGATTGGGAGCCGGAAAGAGTGTTCAGAAAAATTTTTTACCACAATCTTCTTCCGATTTTATTTTCGCCATTATCGTAGAAGAATGGGGATTAGTAGGAGCAGTAACTATCATCGGATTGTATTTGTTATTGTTGATTCGTTTTGTAATCAATGCTCAAAAAGCTTCTAGTTTATTCGGAAAATTATTAATCATCGGACTCGGATTCCCAATCATATTTCAAGCTTTTGTGAATATGGGAGTTGCTGTAGAATTATTACCAGTTACAGGTCAGCCATTACCGTTGATTAGTAGTGGAGGAACTTCTATTTGGATGACATGTATTGCTGTCGGAATCATATTAAGTGTTACTAAGAAAGAAGAAGAAGTGGCTTTAGACTTAGAAGAAAAACGCAAACGTGATGAAGCTTTACAGCAAATTATTGATGCGCAAGTGGCTTTGAATGAAGAGAAAGAAGCCGATGAAAATCAGCAAAAAATAAACGATATTAAAAGTTCGATTAGAGAATCTTTAATTGAAGATGAAAACGGAGATGTGCTTGTAAACGGACAAAATCCAATGAACGCAGTTTTAAATAAAAAATAAAAAGCAAAATCATATAATTGTCCCCTCGAGGGGACTTTAGGAGTGTAAGATGAAAAAACCAAGATTCATAATAAGCGGAGGCGGAACAGGCGGACATATTTATCCAGCTGTTGCGATTGCAAACGAATTAAAATCTCGTTTCCCAGAAGCAGAGTTTCTTTTTGTAGGTGCCAAAGATAAAATGGAAATGCAAAAAGTGCCTCAAGCAGGTTACGCCATCAAAGGATTATGGATTTCAGGAATTCAAAGAAAATTAACTTTAGATAATGCAATGTTTCCATTGAAATTACTTTCAAGTATGTGGAATTCATTCCGAATTATCAATAGTTTTAAACCTGATGTGGTTATTGGAACTGGTGGTTTTGCAAGTGGAGCAGTGTTGAAAGCAGCATCAATGTTGAATATACCAACAGTAATTCAAGAGCAAAATTCGTATCCAGGAATCACG
It encodes the following:
- a CDS encoding UDP-N-acetylmuramoyl-L-alanyl-D-glutamate--2,6-diaminopimelate ligase, which codes for MKQLKDILYKVQIEAVHGATDVIVSKIEFDSRKIELNDVFVAIKGTLSDGHDYIEKALSLGAIAVICEEFPNVLVNGVTYIKVKDSNEALAFLAANYYDNPSENIKLVGVTGTNGKTTIASLLYQLFKKAGYKVGLLSTVKIMVDEQEFKATHTTPDSLTINRYLDLMLQEGCEFCFMEVSSHGVHQKRTEALQFEGGVFTNLSHDHLDYHNSFAEYRDVKKSFFDSLTKSAFALTNRDDKNGAVMLQNTKARKLTYALKSYADYKAQILENQLSGLLLKINDNEVWVKLIGSFNAYNLLAIYGVAVELGIEKMEALRLLSELESVSGRFQFIVSDSKITAIVDYAHTPDALENVLSTIEDIRTKNEQLITVVGCGGDRDKAKRPIMANIASTMSDKAIFTSDNPRSENPETIIEEMEKGVEPQNFKKTISILDRKQAIKTACQLANPNDIILIAGKGHETYQEINGVRHDFDDLKTVTELLQQLNK
- the mraY gene encoding phospho-N-acetylmuramoyl-pentapeptide-transferase translates to MLYYIFQYLDKAFDVPGAGVFQYITFRSALAFILSLSIATIYGKKIINYLRKQQVGETVRELGLEGQTQKAGTPTMGGIIIILATLIPVLLLAKLNNIYIIMLIVTTLWMGTIGFIDDYIKIFKKDKQGLKGIFKVIGQVGLGLIVGTVLYLSPDVTVRKDTMAARIKIENNIKPADLQEKSTATTIPFMKNNEFDYAEVLSFMGDDYKDYAWLIFIPMVILIITAVSNGANLTDGIDGLAAGTSAISVLTLGIFTFVSGNIIFSDYLNIMYIPNSGEMTIYIAAFVGALVGFLWYNAYPASVFMGDTGSLTIGGIIAVIAISIRKELLIPVICGIFLAENLSVMIQVSYFKYTKKKFGEGRRIFLMSPLHHHYQKKGYHESKIVTRFWIVGILLAIFSLVSLKLR
- the murD gene encoding UDP-N-acetylmuramoyl-L-alanine--D-glutamate ligase, yielding MRLVVLGGGESGVGTAILGKKKGYDVFVSDFGKIKENYKEVLTINGIAWEDEKHTEDLILNADVVMKSPGIPEKAPIVKKLIEKGIPVISEIEFAIQFTDATTVGITGSNGKTTTTLLTYHLLKQGGLNVGLAGNIGKSFAWQVAENKFDIYVLELSSFQLDGIINYKPHIAILTNISPDHLDRYNYDYSLYINSKFRITKNQTEADYLIYDNEDEAIQNWLKNNKIKANKVPFSLTEKPENDGGFIKDNNINSTIKNELFTMPINELALEGKHNIKNAMAATAVAQLLNIRKQTIRESLTNFQGVEHRLEKVLKIQGVQYINDSKATNVNSVFYALDSMTTPTVWIVGGVDKGNDYDELMPLVREKVKAIVCLGVDNTKISNAFNNVVDVMVETTSMSEAVQLAQRLAEKGDSVLLSPACASFDLFENYEDRGKQFKQAVHNL
- a CDS encoding FtsW/RodA/SpoVE family cell cycle protein, whose product is MFDIIGKIRGDKTIWAIVFLLALVSFLPVYSASTNLVYVIGNGTTIGHLFKHAVHVGLGFGIIYWIHKMPYHYFKALSIFGIPLVALLLVYTLLKGTEIGGANASRWIQIPFVGVSFQTSTLAFIVIMVYVARYLAKVSDKVYSFKESFLELWVPVGAVLVLILPANFSTTALIFAMICMLIFIGQYPLKYLGYVLGMGIAALLLFLLLAKAFPDNKFFSRVSTWEKRIERFTKDTPNEDDYQIEKAKIAIASGGVIGLGAGKSVQKNFLPQSSSDFIFAIIVEEWGLVGAVTIIGLYLLLLIRFVINAQKASSLFGKLLIIGLGFPIIFQAFVNMGVAVELLPVTGQPLPLISSGGTSIWMTCIAVGIILSVTKKEEEVALDLEEKRKRDEALQQIIDAQVALNEEKEADENQQKINDIKSSIRESLIEDENGDVLVNGQNPMNAVLNKK